TTTTCTTGTCTAGTTTGGCAATATCCGGTCTGTCAGCCGCCAATATCTCTTTCTATATTGCAACTGGGGCCGAGATCCACTGGAAACAAGCGCACAACTTTCACGGTGACACGGCTGCAGTCAAAACGATGCTTACCGGACTATCGGGCTTAATTATCGTCGAGATGGTATTTGTTGCTACATCCTGGGTGTCCACCCCGCGTCTATATAATTGGACCGAGGGATTGTTGTCAAACTTCAGGGGTCTTCTGCCATCTGCCTGTCGCAGGCAACGAACCTCTCCAATCTTGAAAAGATATGAGCGAGTTGCGCCTGAGGACTGGGATGAGGATCGAAGTACTGCTCAGTTGGGCCCGGGATCGCGGGAAGCGGAAGCAACCCAAGCAAATGTAACAAATGAAGCTTCGCGTTCTCGTTGGTTGCGAGTCGCTGTTCTCACATTCACTGGCTTGGTGGTCATTTTGCGCTGCATTCGCCCTTCTAATTCTGCCTATCACTTCCTATCCGAGACTGTCATTGTCACACCGTTCGACAAAGACCAATCTCGCGCGCCATCATCATTTGATCTACTTGAATTGACCGGCGCTTACAGTTGGTTGGGCAATCACACGGCTCTGGCAGCACCGCCTCCGTTTGAGTGGCTGCCACACGATAAACTGGCCGGGTTCAGTGACTGGTATGAAAATGTCAATCACACTACTACACGCGTGCATTATGATCCAGGACAGGATCCCCTTCATATCTCAAACCTGGAAAATGAAGTCCTCGAGTCTCTCCGCGAGTCCCTACAAAGTGGCCGCGTCAAGAtcaagcatgtcttgcttcTCAAGCTAGAAAGCACCCGTGCAGATGTCTTTCCACTCCGCAAGGATTCTTACTTTGGGGATACGATTCGCAAATCGTTTCAAAATGGCCATCTCCCTGCGGAGGTGGAAGAAAGACTGGCAAATCTAACACCCACCGCAGAGAGACTGACAGCTACTTCTTCCGGGTTTAATGGAAATAAGAATGTAACTGAGCCTTACGGAGGATTCCATGCTACCAACGCTTATACGGGCGGTACCTTTACCCTGAAGAGTATCCTGGCGACGGTGTGCGGTATCTCTCCCTTGGTCGTGGACTTCAATCGCGAATACCTGCACCACCTCTACCAACCATGCATGCCACACATCCTGGAGGCACTAAACTCTCAGGCCAACCAGACCAGGACGGAAAACTACACCTCTTGGCCCTGGCGATCAATATGGATGCAGGCCATCACAGATGGCTACGACAACCAAAACCTTCTTACGCCCACGCTGGGCTTCAAGCACATAGTAACCGACATCAACATTGCCGAGGACCGTGCGAAGCAGGGTGGCCGTCAACCAGAGAAGTTCAATTTCTGGGGATACCCTGAAACAGAGCTCGCGGATTACTATCGCAATGCAATCAAATCAGCAGAGAAGCAGAAGGAACGACTATTCATCTCACACTTGACGGGCATTACGCATCAACCTTGGGATGCACCGAAGGGCCAGGAGTATGAGGAAATGATTAGCCACGGCTGGGTGGGAAGGAACAACAAGGTCAACCATTACCTCAATACGCTTGGCGTTGTCGATAAATGGCTCGCCGAGTTGTTGAACATCCTGGAGGAAACGGGTGTTGCCAATGAGACCCTGGTCGTGATGGTGGGAGATCAGTAAGTACCAGACCTCCAAAGTATCCGGCCAATTAAACAAATGAACCCTAACCCCGCCAGTGGTGTTTCACTCCCTGAGAACAGCGGTGTCACTCCATACCTCAACCCTCATACCGCCAGCTTCCACGTCCCTCTTGTCTTTGCGCACCCCCAACTACCACCTATCGAGATCGACTCTCGAGTGGCTTCAATCCAAATTCTCCCCACAATTCTTGATATTCTATCGGAATCTGGGTCCCTCAACGAACCATCACTCTCTGTTATCAAAGATCTTCTCCCTATGTACGAAGGGCAATCTATGATCCGACCCACATTTGCAGAAAAAGATGGAAAGCAAAACTGGCAGTTCTCAGTCATGAATACTGGAGGAACATGGCTTGCCCTGCGATCCGCTGCGAAGCCTTACCGCCTCATCATTCCCGTCATTCCTGACCTTGAGTGGCGGTTCACGGATGTAGAGACCGACCCCCACGAACTTCACGGACTCCAGGATTTTGATCTTGAGAATTTGATAAACCTGGTCTTGCCTCAGCACGGAGAAGATGCGGTGCAGTGGATCAGGGACGCGTCCCATGTGGCGAAGTGGTGGGTTCAGGAAAATTGGCGGCGCTATGAGTATGTGCCATGATCCCTTCAACCTCGCATCTGCGATTTCTATCTCCCAAGGGGGTCGTGGCTGGGCTGTGAGGCAGGTACTCACTTGAAATGTCTACCCGGGAAGACAGCAGTGCTTGTCTCAGTGCCTCGGACCTGATGCTAAACGTGGCCCGCTGGATCCAGCTATACTGCCCCGCCCCGCGCACCCATCAAAGAAGGCGAGAGGAGCGAACCTGCTCTGAGATGTTCCCGTGCCACTAGTTAAGCCCAGGATAGAGCCAAAATTCCGTGTGGATTTCCTCTTGGGACTCATTCTCCAGGCTCGTTACCTGGAAGTACACATCTGACGGACCCGGCATTCGACCTATCTCATCTATAAATCCCGACTAATTTCCGCCTTTAGCAAACGGCACTTGTATATTATAATCCCACCTCGATTTCCATGTCCATACTTTCCTGCATAAATATCGTCCTTGCATCAGTTTTGTGCCTGAATGCATGGATTTGGCCTGAAATTCACCTCTATAATTCCTCCTTTAGACCGCTTGTAGGTCTCTCTGCATGGTGACTTTTTAACTTGTAACCCTATTCAGCGTCACTGCCTGACGACGATTCGGGATACGCTCTTTAGAAAGCGCATCAACATGAGGCATCGGACTGGCCAAAAGACAGCCTGCATTGGCTGCACTGTTTGGATTACCTGGCGCAGATCAGTACGATGTATGCCGCTTAGTGCTCTATCGATTTTCCTTTCTCTTTAACTGATCCCTGGTTCTTCCCCAAAGGGTGTTTTTTACTGTACTAAAGGGGGTCAGACCACTGTGCCAGTAGGGTCTTCCTTTTCATCGGGTTATCCGATCGTCATAAAGAGCTTGTTTCGCGGGCGCTCTTGCTGGATGAAAGGTTCGATGCCAACTTGGCAAAACTTGTTCTTTGTTTCGATCTTCCGCAACGGCGCTTTTGAAGATTCAACA
Above is a window of Penicillium digitatum chromosome 2, complete sequence DNA encoding:
- a CDS encoding Alkaline-phosphatase-like, core domain; protein product: MGFGYKARDGSRNFLRKAFSPTVWFDHWWPASRKYWFSLSFIAVLCAKILHIYSHLNSLPLGQLIIWGPTFFLQDVVCIWLTHILCADYQHRWTRAIVALLVIPTSLAISGLSAANISFYIATGAEIHWKQAHNFHGDTAAVKTMLTGLSGLIIVEMVFVATSWVSTPRLYNWTEGLLSNFRGLLPSACRRQRTSPILKRYERVAPEDWDEDRSTAQLGPGSREAEATQANVTNEASRSRWLRVAVLTFTGLVVILRCIRPSNSAYHFLSETVIVTPFDKDQSRAPSSFDLLELTGAYSWLGNHTALAAPPPFEWLPHDKLAGFSDWYENVNHTTTRVHYDPGQDPLHISNLENEVLESLRESLQSGRVKIKHVLLLKLESTRADVFPLRKDSYFGDTIRKSFQNGHLPAEVEERLANLTPTAERLTATSSGFNGNKNVTEPYGGFHATNAYTGGTFTLKSILATVCGISPLVVDFNREYLHHLYQPCMPHILEALNSQANQTRTENYTSWPWRSIWMQAITDGYDNQNLLTPTLGFKHIVTDINIAEDRAKQGGRQPEKFNFWGYPETELADYYRNAIKSAEKQKERLFISHLTGITHQPWDAPKGQEYEEMISHGWVGRNNKVNHYLNTLGVVDKWLAELLNILEETGVANETLVVMVGDHGVSLPENSGVTPYLNPHTASFHVPLVFAHPQLPPIEIDSRVASIQILPTILDILSESGSLNEPSLSVIKDLLPMYEGQSMIRPTFAEKDGKQNWQFSVMNTGGTWLALRSAAKPYRLIIPVIPDLEWRFTDVETDPHELHGLQDFDLENLINLVLPQHGEDAVQWIRDASHVAKWWVQENWRRYEYVP